Genomic DNA from Setaria italica strain Yugu1 chromosome V, Setaria_italica_v2.0, whole genome shotgun sequence:
ACCACCTTCTTGCCTACCGGCGACGCGAGCACCGCGTCCCCGATGCTCGCCAAATCATCGACGCACAACGTGGCGCAGGGCCCTATCCCACCGACGTATAATCTAGCGTTGTACAGATCCCACTCCGCCTGCTCCCCTCTTCTCCGGCCGGCGGCCGTCTCGAGACGCCGGAGCTCGGCCAGCGAGTCTCCCTCACTGCCGAGGCACACCTCGGCGGACGTCGCGCAGAACTGCAGCGCCATGTCCACGActctcccggcgccggcgcgcggctgGAGGCGGCGCAGCTCGTCGTGGAAGCCGCGGAGCCGCGCGaacgcgaggacggcggcggcgcgggcgacgcgGACACGGTTGCCGTGGAAGGATCCCGCCAACGGGATGAGGGAGTCGTAGCAGGCGGACGCGTTCGTCGTGTTGGCACAGCAAGCCCGGAGGAACATGCTGtccgccggtggcggcgccggcgccttaCCGTCGGCCGTTGCGCGTGTGGATAcggcgaaggcggcgaggaAGATAGTGAGGAGGAGGACAAGGGGACGGAATGAGCAAAGGGCCATTGGCATCTACAGCCCGGGCGCGTTCTGCGGTCACTCTGGTCAATTGGCGGGCCGATGGGATGATACTTGTAGGCAGAGAAAATCCGTTCCCTTGATTTCCGCGTGGTGTGATGGCATGCAGGTAATGATGAGCTAATGCTGACCAATTTCCACTGCATCTACCTGTAACGGACCATTGCCCTCTAGCTGTGGCAGAAGTGCACCATGTTCAGATTTGAGGCAGTTTGAATGAAACTGCAGAGATGCACAAGCTTCAGATACGAGGTACATTGGCCTATATTGAAGAAATGCACCAGGTTATGATTTGAGGCAGACTGGCCGGAATTGCAGAGATGCAAAAGGTTCAG
This window encodes:
- the LOC101766545 gene encoding uncharacterized protein Os08g0218700/LOC_Os08g12160, translated to MALCSFRPLVLLLTIFLAAFAVSTRATADGKAPAPPPADSMFLRACCANTTNASACYDSLIPLAGSFHGNRVRVARAAAVLAFARLRGFHDELRRLQPRAGAGRVVDMALQFCATSAEVCLGSEGDSLAELRRLETAAGRRRGEQAEWDLYNARLYVGGIGPCATLCVDDLASIGDAVLASPVGKKVVAWAAPVLLYGDIAADLVDSIKLGM